A stretch of the uncultured Desulfobacter sp. genome encodes the following:
- a CDS encoding PEP/pyruvate-binding domain-containing protein, producing MKSKALEVNLSDTRADVTIEDRYLLLLDFFKGYVGIINRLETFLKELSHPYRNWAFIVNESRHFSLHYFHLYSSEPDGQKILNLLCDIFNSAFESASDSEIKSNAADNLMQILHYIAKSGPEGLDVLHGTLTHEIERILSLKDEDFFFFVSSYYQPDVLLKLMTQKDTLPDDPDLRSALTKFLIRFFDLSFEFWLNQNDPVAWMKNNIDEWRGGPDMLTLLEPVSRDRIEKQQQALAQIKNLPADDMKTLSALMELTGHREHIKRFREIPRQIFSFAPEKVYGKYVKLTFLFYIIHAPGLSIIHREALGDIHRTLITLIGERGDYKKDMAIVDQTFALLKEHKGRYPETVLECIHKIGDAVYNTDEIELINHFIDRSVDHGFQFPDIAGTGEDWQIKCNVAHVKNIRVFLTLVARHPKKSKRLLSALITSLAVGGVFIRDTDLFPRDITTFLNADIAPVYNLVKQLARLLPTFFNEIGAEGELRDISTRLDESVFRRDKLIHFLRKQCHVESSSRIVDFIREVMMFWKTLDKTPLKPYLPPSIYNDIPTRGKYIDGTHAVFRTLAQKKLNTPIDFLAVSQADLEGIIDKTENATDLDRERVKLIIRFHALLNEKYGIENLDLANYVNTHMSQGLPDPRDILHALGETDPENRIGGLLAYMAELKNIILSKEKFAVNESIYHKRHIAVDIPSMYGSYSEAKFDALGMTLRLENLINVLFEDLIDGIDLRLITKPTFVKIFSILTLFRQALALDGIISNKLDTQLEFLKYAINITTCSFTQYLDIFKGFTRAVADAVNDHFNNLHSLNLINLDNRIGRENILEKYLPEGFDPAANMTNTPAAAKMAKKLDQRVADIFFRDRIATSLGLQQLDVFLNRILNTLFRQSERLTQDELSALLNYDPKAAVCSIDAGQLFSSNIIYLGNKGLNIIALKRLGIKVPNGFIITTEVFKCLDLIDNYIPASVNFQQLVAHMLAQLEKAEGKKFGDPDNPLLLSVRSGSSISQPGMLDSFLNVGINEQIAEKIAEKSGNPWFAWDSYRRFIQAYGMVYGIQRDRFDAIISSHKERAGIRFKRYFTGDQMHTVALEYKQLLLDQGIEILESPMDQLFLSIKKVFSSWNSKRAKNYRKIMGISDDWGTAATVQSMVFGNRSRESGSGVVFTHSPKLPGDAIRLWGDFTIGNQGEDVVSGLVKTLPISELQREMEGRGVKISLEERFPLVYEKLKSIVLQLIYEEGWNPQEMEFTFQGQDAEDVFILQARDLSLRDRKKVKRFDAAPDRLEKVQLGQGIGVSGGAMSGRIVFSLEEIDGFRRQDPDTSLILLRNDTVPDDILEIDATDGILTARGGLTSHAAVVAYNLGKTCVVGCKNLICNEEARFCELNGVTMNTGDFISLDGHKGIVYQGQMKISNHLTSI from the coding sequence GTGAAATCAAAAGCCCTTGAAGTCAATCTCTCCGATACCCGGGCAGATGTCACCATTGAGGATCGGTATCTTCTACTACTTGACTTTTTTAAAGGATATGTAGGTATTATCAACCGCTTGGAAACTTTTTTAAAGGAGTTATCCCATCCGTACCGGAACTGGGCCTTCATTGTTAACGAGTCCCGGCATTTCTCCCTTCATTATTTTCATTTATACAGCAGTGAGCCCGATGGCCAAAAGATTCTTAATCTGCTTTGTGATATTTTTAATTCGGCATTTGAATCCGCCTCCGATTCCGAAATCAAATCCAATGCAGCGGATAATCTCATGCAGATTCTGCATTATATCGCCAAATCCGGACCGGAAGGTCTTGACGTGTTACATGGCACCTTAACCCATGAAATTGAGCGAATTTTGTCCCTAAAGGACGAAGACTTCTTCTTTTTTGTCAGTTCCTATTACCAGCCAGACGTCCTGCTCAAGCTGATGACCCAAAAGGATACGCTTCCGGACGACCCCGATTTACGATCTGCCTTAACTAAATTTTTAATTCGTTTTTTTGATCTCTCTTTTGAATTCTGGCTCAACCAGAATGACCCTGTGGCATGGATGAAAAATAATATAGATGAGTGGCGCGGCGGACCGGATATGCTCACACTTTTGGAGCCGGTATCCCGGGATCGGATTGAAAAACAGCAACAGGCCTTGGCACAAATAAAAAACCTGCCGGCCGATGACATGAAAACCTTATCGGCGTTGATGGAACTGACCGGACACAGGGAGCATATCAAACGATTCCGGGAGATACCCCGACAAATTTTTTCTTTTGCACCGGAAAAAGTATATGGAAAATATGTTAAGCTGACCTTTCTATTTTATATTATTCATGCACCCGGGCTTTCCATCATACACAGGGAAGCCTTGGGCGACATTCACCGCACCCTGATCACCCTGATCGGAGAGCGGGGGGATTATAAAAAGGACATGGCCATTGTAGACCAGACCTTTGCTCTGCTCAAAGAACACAAAGGGCGGTATCCGGAAACCGTGCTGGAATGCATCCATAAAATCGGGGACGCCGTATACAATACCGACGAAATCGAACTGATCAACCATTTCATTGACCGCTCTGTGGACCATGGATTTCAGTTCCCGGATATCGCAGGCACCGGGGAAGACTGGCAGATCAAATGCAATGTGGCACATGTGAAAAATATCCGGGTATTTCTAACCCTGGTGGCCAGGCACCCAAAAAAATCCAAGCGCCTCCTGTCGGCCTTGATTACCTCCCTGGCAGTGGGCGGAGTCTTTATCAGGGACACGGACCTGTTTCCCCGGGACATTACCACTTTCCTCAACGCGGACATTGCCCCGGTGTACAATCTGGTCAAGCAACTGGCCCGGCTGCTGCCCACCTTTTTCAATGAGATCGGTGCAGAAGGAGAACTTCGGGATATTTCCACCCGATTAGATGAATCGGTGTTTCGCAGGGACAAGCTGATCCATTTCTTACGCAAACAATGCCATGTGGAAAGCTCATCAAGAATCGTGGACTTTATCCGGGAAGTGATGATGTTCTGGAAAACCCTGGATAAAACACCGTTGAAACCCTACCTGCCCCCGTCCATCTATAATGATATCCCAACCCGCGGAAAATACATTGACGGCACCCATGCCGTTTTCCGAACCCTGGCCCAAAAAAAGCTGAACACACCGATTGATTTTCTTGCTGTATCACAAGCCGACCTTGAGGGCATTATTGACAAAACGGAAAACGCAACAGACCTGGACAGGGAACGGGTTAAACTGATTATCCGCTTCCACGCCCTGCTTAATGAAAAATACGGTATTGAAAACCTGGATCTTGCAAACTATGTCAACACCCATATGTCCCAGGGACTGCCCGATCCCAGGGATATCCTCCATGCCCTGGGTGAAACCGATCCGGAAAACCGGATTGGCGGACTTTTGGCATATATGGCGGAGTTGAAAAACATTATTTTGTCCAAGGAAAAGTTTGCCGTAAACGAATCTATTTACCACAAGCGTCACATTGCTGTTGACATTCCGTCCATGTACGGATCTTACAGTGAGGCCAAATTTGATGCCCTGGGCATGACCCTAAGACTTGAAAACCTTATTAATGTACTGTTTGAGGATCTGATCGACGGCATTGATCTGCGCTTGATCACCAAACCCACTTTTGTGAAAATCTTTTCTATTCTTACGCTGTTCCGGCAGGCCCTCGCCCTGGACGGCATTATATCCAACAAGCTGGATACCCAGTTGGAATTTTTAAAATACGCCATAAATATTACCACCTGCTCCTTTACCCAGTACCTGGATATTTTCAAAGGCTTTACCCGGGCGGTTGCCGATGCGGTCAACGACCATTTCAACAACCTACACTCCCTAAATCTGATCAATTTAGACAACCGCATTGGCCGGGAAAACATACTTGAAAAATACCTGCCCGAAGGATTTGATCCGGCAGCCAATATGACCAATACACCGGCCGCTGCCAAAATGGCAAAAAAATTAGACCAGCGGGTGGCGGATATTTTTTTCAGGGACAGGATTGCCACATCCCTTGGACTCCAGCAGCTGGATGTATTTTTAAACCGGATTTTAAATACCCTGTTCCGCCAGTCCGAACGGCTAACCCAAGATGAACTATCCGCCCTGCTCAACTACGACCCGAAAGCTGCGGTCTGTTCTATCGATGCCGGACAGTTGTTCAGCAGCAATATCATTTACCTGGGCAACAAGGGGCTGAATATCATAGCACTTAAGCGTCTGGGGATTAAGGTGCCCAACGGCTTCATCATCACCACCGAAGTGTTCAAATGTCTGGATCTCATTGATAACTACATCCCGGCATCGGTGAACTTCCAGCAGTTGGTGGCCCATATGCTTGCCCAGCTTGAAAAAGCAGAAGGAAAAAAATTCGGGGACCCGGATAACCCGCTGCTGCTGTCCGTTCGCTCGGGATCATCCATTTCACAGCCGGGGATGCTGGACTCATTTTTAAACGTGGGCATAAATGAACAGATTGCCGAAAAGATAGCCGAAAAGTCGGGAAACCCCTGGTTCGCATGGGATTCATACCGCCGGTTTATCCAGGCCTACGGCATGGTTTACGGCATCCAGAGAGACCGGTTTGATGCCATCATCAGTTCTCACAAGGAAAGGGCCGGCATCCGCTTCAAACGCTACTTTACAGGCGACCAGATGCACACCGTAGCCCTGGAATATAAGCAGCTGTTACTGGACCAGGGCATAGAAATACTGGAATCTCCCATGGACCAGTTATTTTTGTCCATTAAAAAGGTATTTTCATCCTGGAACTCCAAACGGGCTAAAAATTATCGTAAAATCATGGGGATTTCCGATGACTGGGGCACAGCGGCAACGGTTCAGTCCATGGTGTTCGGCAACCGCTCCAGGGAATCGGGCTCTGGTGTGGTATTCACCCACAGCCCCAAACTGCCCGGGGACGCCATCCGGCTGTGGGGGGATTTTACCATTGGCAACCAGGGGGAAGATGTGGTATCCGGTTTAGTGAAAACCCTGCCCATATCCGAACTCCAAAGGGAGATGGAAGGCAGGGGTGTAAAAATCAGCCTGGAGGAACGGTTTCCTCTGGTGTATGAAAAACTAAAAAGTATTGTTCTGCAGTTGATTTATGAAGAGGGCTGGAACCCCCAGGAAATGGAATTTACCTTCCAGGGGCAGGACGCTGAAGATGTATTTATTCTCCAGGCCAGGGATCTGTCTTTACGGGATAGAAAAAAAGTCAAACGATTTGATGCAGCACCGGACAGGCTTGAAAAAGTCCAGTTAGGCCAGGGAATAGGTGTGTCCGGAGGTGCCATGAGCGGCAGGATCGTATTCTCCTTAGAAGAGATAGACGGCTTCAGGCGCCAGGACCCGGATACCAGCCTGATTTTGCTTCGCAACGACACCGTGCCCGATGACATTTTAGAAATTGATGCGACAGACGGCATCCTGACGGCCCGAGGGGGACTGACCTCCCACGCCGCCGTGGTGGCGTACAATCTGGGCAAAACCTGTGTGGTGGGGTGCAAAAATCTGATCTGCAATGAAGAAGCACGCTTTTGTGAACTCAATGGTGTAACAATGAATACAGGGGATTTCATCAGTCTGGACGGCCATAAAGGCATTGTCTACCAGGGACAGATGAAAATCAGTAACCACTTAACCTCAATCTAA
- a CDS encoding MFS transporter: protein MNETRFMHKGSRRYYMANLALFLAGFVTFASLYDFQPLFPNLVQAYGITPAMASLSLSVATFSLAFTLPFSGSLSDAVGRRPLIIVASILAPVLAFGAAIHHAFSGILLLRLGQGIILAGVPAVAMAYLNEETEPKALGAAMGLYIAGNGMGGMSGRILTAWFTDLMGWRWALVTMALLCFVCGLMVWVCLPVSRNFSGKPFKPKALLASMADHLKNPGLRRLYLIAFCCMGGFVTLYNYVTFRLLGRDFGLSHTQVGLIFLAYAFGSVSSTVMGNLVNTYGRRRVLCSALGIMTAGLVLTVGSSLWLVILGIVLFTTGFFGAHSVASAWVGRLAAHSHAQASSLYLFFYYMGSSISGTIGGTIYHGWAWPGVVALILVLVGIAFAICLGIKNPSISGQTQPI from the coding sequence ATGAACGAGACACGATTCATGCACAAGGGCAGCCGCAGATACTATATGGCCAACCTGGCGCTTTTTCTGGCCGGCTTTGTCACCTTTGCAAGCCTTTATGACTTTCAGCCGCTGTTTCCCAATCTGGTCCAGGCATACGGTATCACCCCGGCCATGGCCAGTCTTTCGCTCTCCGTTGCCACCTTTTCCCTGGCCTTTACGCTACCGTTTTCAGGCTCCTTATCCGATGCGGTAGGCCGACGGCCATTGATCATTGTTGCCTCAATTCTTGCCCCGGTCCTGGCCTTTGGTGCGGCGATTCACCACGCGTTTTCAGGCATACTTTTGCTGCGTTTGGGGCAGGGCATCATCCTGGCCGGCGTGCCGGCGGTGGCCATGGCCTATCTGAACGAAGAGACTGAGCCGAAGGCCTTGGGCGCGGCCATGGGACTTTATATTGCGGGTAACGGCATGGGCGGGATGTCGGGCCGGATTCTGACTGCCTGGTTTACGGATTTGATGGGCTGGCGATGGGCACTTGTGACCATGGCATTGCTCTGTTTTGTATGTGGTCTGATGGTCTGGGTCTGTCTGCCGGTTTCGCGAAATTTCTCAGGCAAGCCATTCAAGCCCAAGGCCTTGCTTGCCTCCATGGCAGATCATCTGAAAAATCCGGGACTGCGAAGATTGTACCTGATCGCTTTTTGCTGCATGGGGGGCTTTGTCACCCTTTACAACTACGTGACCTTCCGGCTGCTGGGTCGTGATTTCGGCCTGAGCCATACCCAGGTCGGTTTGATTTTTCTGGCCTATGCCTTTGGATCGGTCAGCTCCACGGTGATGGGCAACCTGGTAAATACTTACGGACGGCGGCGCGTTTTATGTTCGGCTCTGGGTATTATGACCGCAGGCCTTGTGCTGACGGTGGGATCTTCTTTGTGGCTGGTGATCCTGGGAATTGTGCTCTTTACCACTGGTTTTTTCGGGGCCCATTCCGTGGCCTCGGCCTGGGTGGGACGGCTTGCCGCCCATTCCCATGCCCAGGCCTCGTCTTTGTATCTGTTTTTTTACTATATGGGGTCAAGCATCTCCGGCACCATTGGCGGCACCATTTATCACGGGTGGGCCTGGCCGGGTGTGGTGGCGCTGATCCTGGTTCTTGTGGGCATCGCCTTTGCTATCTGCCTGGGTATAAAAAACCCTAGCATCTCAGGTCAAACACAACCTATTTGA